A window of the Bdellovibrio sp. ZAP7 genome harbors these coding sequences:
- a CDS encoding thioredoxin family protein, with protein MKILILTLSLLVVSSSFARLSDGKAHLKLKGSQIFASVDEGFHFNKDAPAALVRGEESIDAVKKEPKEFIFDAAKAQKKPFAVNYYVCDDKNTVCEAHEEKFQITNGKLVAASGGTATVAEKAVNTAMVVEAPLKKNKHGFYEDSFNAALKLAAKEKKLLLVDFNAPWCPSCIRLESEAFGEAEFIKATEKFIKFSLNVDKPALKDIGKKYGIRGIPTMIVMNPKGEELTRILDYKPAPVLAKEIAIFQASNKATLTELRKKAEAGDLEARKVLADQAYAALKFEDVVKWLAPTGEQSLLLANSEIRVAESAYEKDKKNAAEYRKTFERWIAVFPHSIDAIEWRPELMKLIKGESKEASAEIKKIGAENISEIQKLLDDEKARAETFAVNKFGDMTGFEKAELLSQQIETYKLMNETKKSEESAAVLAKEVATFNLSVERPGQVLVALPYIKTANMKKNAQEWLEKLLKAHPDSDVYLMKLVVFHMREKQFAQALPYAEKVAVMKSDSALYYQGILADVLKELKQKEKAMDVISKALAMPEAKLESNKSVVTGLLDLKKSL; from the coding sequence ATGAAAATTCTGATTTTAACTTTATCTCTGTTGGTTGTTTCTTCCTCGTTTGCTCGTCTTTCAGATGGCAAGGCTCATTTAAAACTTAAAGGTTCGCAAATCTTTGCGAGCGTGGATGAAGGGTTTCACTTTAATAAAGATGCACCAGCGGCTTTGGTGAGGGGCGAGGAATCCATTGATGCTGTTAAGAAGGAGCCGAAAGAATTTATCTTTGATGCGGCAAAGGCTCAGAAAAAACCATTCGCGGTTAACTATTACGTCTGTGACGACAAGAACACTGTGTGTGAAGCTCATGAAGAGAAATTTCAGATCACGAATGGGAAGTTGGTAGCGGCTTCTGGTGGGACTGCGACTGTCGCTGAAAAAGCGGTAAACACTGCTATGGTGGTTGAAGCTCCCCTGAAAAAGAACAAACACGGGTTTTATGAAGACAGCTTTAATGCAGCGTTAAAGCTCGCAGCGAAAGAAAAGAAGTTGTTGCTGGTGGATTTCAATGCGCCTTGGTGCCCATCGTGCATTCGTTTGGAAAGTGAAGCCTTTGGCGAGGCCGAGTTTATCAAGGCGACGGAAAAATTCATCAAATTTAGTTTAAATGTCGATAAACCGGCTTTGAAAGATATCGGCAAAAAGTACGGCATTAGGGGCATTCCAACAATGATCGTGATGAATCCCAAAGGTGAAGAGCTTACTCGCATCCTGGATTATAAACCGGCTCCGGTACTGGCAAAAGAGATCGCCATCTTTCAGGCATCCAACAAGGCAACTCTAACTGAACTTCGCAAAAAAGCAGAGGCGGGAGATCTGGAAGCTCGTAAAGTTTTGGCGGATCAAGCTTACGCCGCTCTTAAATTTGAAGACGTGGTTAAATGGTTAGCGCCGACAGGGGAGCAAAGCCTGCTTTTGGCCAACAGTGAAATCAGAGTCGCTGAGAGCGCTTATGAAAAAGATAAAAAGAATGCAGCTGAATACCGCAAAACTTTCGAAAGATGGATCGCTGTTTTCCCGCACTCCATCGATGCGATTGAATGGCGCCCGGAATTGATGAAGTTGATTAAGGGCGAAAGTAAAGAAGCCTCGGCAGAGATAAAAAAGATCGGGGCTGAGAATATTTCCGAAATTCAAAAGCTTTTGGACGATGAAAAAGCTCGTGCAGAAACTTTCGCGGTAAATAAATTTGGCGACATGACGGGATTTGAAAAAGCAGAATTGCTGTCCCAGCAGATCGAAACCTATAAATTAATGAACGAGACGAAAAAGTCAGAAGAATCCGCAGCAGTTTTGGCTAAAGAAGTCGCTACTTTTAATTTATCTGTGGAGCGTCCCGGTCAGGTATTGGTGGCTCTTCCATATATCAAGACGGCGAACATGAAAAAAAATGCGCAAGAATGGCTAGAGAAACTATTGAAGGCCCATCCTGATTCGGATGTTTACTTGATGAAATTGGTTGTCTTCCACATGCGCGAGAAACAATTTGCGCAAGCGCTGCCTTACGCAGAAAAAGTAGCGGTGATGAAGTCGGACTCGGCCTTGTACTATCAAGGAATTTTGGCGGATGTTCTTAAAGAGCTTAAGCAAAAAGAGAAGGCAATGGACGTCATTAGTAAGGCTCTTGCGATGCCGGAAGCAAAACTTGAAAGCAATAAATCTGTTGTGACAGGCTTGCTGGATCTAAAAAAATCCTTGTAG
- a CDS encoding deoxyhypusine synthase family protein, protein MGPISKFIEHNYRHFNAAALKDAAVGYKKHIDNKGQMLVTLAGAMSTAELGLSLAEMIRQGKVHAISCTGANLEEDVFNLVAHNHYERIPNYRDLTPADEQKLLERHLNRVTDTCIPEEEAIRRIENVVLEYWQDADKKGESYFPHEFMYKILLSGKLEQYYQIDPKNSWLLAAAEKNLPMVVPGWEDSTLGNIFTGHIIKGDIKKSTTVKGGIEYMKTWAEWYMGASKKAPVGFFQIGGGIAGDFPICVVPMLEQDLGHEDIPLWSYFAQISDSTTSYGSYSGAIPNEKITWGKLAPTTPSYIVESDATIVAPLIFAYVLGQ, encoded by the coding sequence ATGGGACCGATTTCTAAGTTTATCGAACACAACTACCGTCATTTTAACGCTGCTGCATTGAAAGATGCTGCTGTTGGTTACAAAAAACACATCGATAACAAAGGCCAAATGCTTGTGACACTTGCTGGTGCAATGTCTACAGCTGAATTGGGTCTTTCTTTGGCTGAAATGATCCGCCAAGGTAAAGTTCACGCGATCTCTTGCACGGGTGCGAACCTTGAAGAAGACGTATTCAACTTGGTCGCTCACAATCACTACGAGCGTATTCCGAATTACCGTGATCTTACTCCAGCTGACGAACAAAAACTTTTGGAACGTCACTTGAACCGCGTGACTGACACTTGCATCCCTGAAGAGGAAGCAATTCGTCGTATCGAAAATGTTGTACTAGAATACTGGCAAGACGCCGATAAAAAAGGCGAGTCTTACTTCCCACACGAATTCATGTACAAAATCCTTCTTTCTGGAAAATTGGAACAGTACTACCAAATCGATCCAAAAAATTCTTGGTTGTTGGCTGCTGCTGAAAAGAACCTTCCAATGGTTGTTCCAGGTTGGGAAGATTCTACTTTGGGTAACATCTTCACTGGTCACATCATCAAAGGTGACATCAAAAAATCGACGACTGTTAAAGGCGGTATCGAATACATGAAAACTTGGGCAGAGTGGTACATGGGCGCTTCTAAAAAAGCTCCAGTGGGCTTCTTCCAAATCGGTGGTGGTATCGCCGGTGACTTCCCAATTTGCGTAGTTCCAATGCTTGAACAAGACTTGGGCCACGAAGACATCCCATTGTGGAGCTACTTCGCGCAAATCTCTGACTCTACGACTTCATACGGTTCATATTCTGGCGCGATTCCAAATGAAAAAATCACTTGGGGTAAATTGGCTCCAACGACTCCGTCGTACATCGTAGAATCAGATGCTACAATCGTAGCACCACTGATCTTTGCTTACGTACTTGGTCAGTAA
- a CDS encoding class I SAM-dependent methyltransferase, producing the protein MARKQLKSKLRLGYSLARSVHFTAQQFTLPLLERLVGQSVKDRPSVEIKNIKKSYTELYKLLKKDSDNIDKGLYPLEVLYPENLAKHALRYPKILVDGFHISRRRHERDAKEFNQEAREYLADLPEYYQRNFHYQSGGYLTEKSAELYEHQVEILFAGAADAMRRLIIPLAKDVFLNEGAGLRFLEVGAGTGRLTRFMKLAFPKAHITVLDLSEPYLKQARKNLVNFRGLDFVQGAAEELPFKEGHFDFVYSCFLFHELPAEVRDAAVLEGMRVLKPGGYYGLVDSVQKDEAKDLNWALEQFPKDFHEPFYKNYSLHPIENLLKDVGFLDLRKDTGFFSKAVLAQKPSIRS; encoded by the coding sequence ATGGCGCGAAAACAGTTGAAAAGTAAATTACGTCTGGGCTATTCGTTAGCCCGTTCTGTGCATTTCACTGCACAACAGTTCACTTTGCCTTTGTTAGAACGACTGGTCGGGCAGTCCGTTAAAGACCGCCCTTCAGTTGAAATCAAAAATATCAAAAAATCTTATACTGAACTTTATAAACTTCTAAAAAAAGACAGCGATAATATCGATAAAGGTCTTTATCCTTTGGAAGTTTTGTACCCCGAAAATCTGGCCAAGCACGCTCTTCGCTATCCTAAAATTTTAGTGGATGGGTTTCATATTTCCCGTCGCCGTCATGAGCGCGATGCCAAAGAATTCAATCAGGAAGCGCGCGAATATCTGGCCGATTTGCCCGAGTATTATCAAAGAAATTTTCACTATCAAAGTGGCGGCTACCTGACTGAAAAATCCGCGGAACTTTACGAGCATCAGGTGGAAATTTTGTTCGCCGGTGCCGCCGATGCCATGCGCCGCTTGATCATTCCGCTCGCCAAAGACGTTTTCTTAAACGAAGGGGCGGGGCTGCGCTTTTTGGAAGTGGGCGCCGGGACGGGAAGGCTTACGCGGTTTATGAAGCTCGCATTTCCCAAAGCACACATCACGGTGTTGGATTTAAGCGAGCCCTATTTGAAACAGGCGCGCAAGAACTTGGTAAACTTCCGCGGCCTTGATTTCGTGCAAGGGGCGGCCGAAGAGCTGCCTTTTAAGGAAGGCCACTTTGATTTCGTCTATTCCTGCTTTCTTTTTCACGAGCTCCCAGCAGAAGTGCGGGATGCTGCTGTTTTAGAAGGCATGCGGGTTTTGAAACCTGGGGGCTATTATGGCCTGGTCGACTCTGTGCAAAAGGACGAAGCCAAGGACCTGAATTGGGCGCTGGAGCAATTCCCTAAGGACTTTCACGAGCCTTTTTACAAGAACTACAGTCTGCATCCCATTGAGAACTTGTTAAAAGATGTGGGCTTTTTAGATCTCCGAAAAGACACAGGATTTTTCAGTAAAGCGGTTCTTGCACAAAAGCCATCCATCAGGTCTTAA
- a CDS encoding ThiF family adenylyltransferase has product MDTTTTEITTPLQPQQPPETEYVLHRRFDRMGRLVGDATMKKLMNTHVMVVGIGGVGSWAAESLARSGVGHITIIDFDEVCITNTNRQLHAVQGMVGKKKAEVMGERLRKINPQMKVTVIPEFYNAENSDRMLAIKPDYLIDAIDNLTAKAHLLATCVKENIHVITSAGSAAKMDPLRIQKKDLGVTHTCPLAHQLRKILRQKYDFPEKEFGIPCVFSDEPVMMPEELTYDKGMGFKCVCPKTNDFHGCDNRNMIYGSASYITGTFGLVMASHIVNEVRASVAAKLEGAQA; this is encoded by the coding sequence ATGGATACAACGACCACAGAAATCACGACTCCTCTTCAACCACAACAACCGCCAGAAACGGAATACGTTCTACATCGCCGTTTTGATCGCATGGGTCGCTTAGTTGGCGATGCGACAATGAAAAAGTTGATGAACACACACGTAATGGTTGTGGGGATCGGTGGAGTGGGTTCTTGGGCTGCTGAATCTTTGGCGCGTTCGGGTGTGGGCCACATCACGATCATCGATTTCGATGAAGTTTGTATCACCAACACCAATCGTCAATTGCACGCGGTTCAAGGCATGGTGGGCAAGAAAAAAGCCGAAGTGATGGGCGAGCGCCTGCGCAAAATTAATCCGCAAATGAAAGTTACTGTGATCCCTGAATTCTATAATGCAGAAAATTCTGACAGAATGCTTGCGATCAAACCTGATTACCTGATTGATGCAATCGACAATTTGACGGCGAAAGCGCACTTGCTGGCGACGTGTGTGAAAGAAAATATTCATGTGATCACGTCTGCGGGTTCGGCTGCGAAAATGGATCCATTGCGTATTCAGAAAAAAGACCTGGGCGTGACTCACACATGTCCTTTGGCTCATCAATTGCGTAAAATTCTTCGTCAAAAATACGACTTCCCAGAAAAAGAATTCGGTATTCCTTGCGTGTTCTCGGATGAACCGGTGATGATGCCAGAAGAATTAACTTACGATAAAGGCATGGGCTTTAAATGCGTGTGCCCGAAAACGAATGACTTCCACGGTTGTGACAATCGCAATATGATCTATGGATCAGCAAGTTACATTACAGGGACTTTTGGTCTGGTGATGGCTTCGCACATTGTGAATGAAGTCAGAGCTTCTGTGGCAGCAAAATTAGAAGGAGCACAAGCATGA
- a CDS encoding TatD family hydrolase, which produces MTAFGRWIDAHGHLADVRWDGKQAEIIEAAQAKGIHFFMQGGVGPEDWERQRRLKARFPHHIGLCYGVHPYWVADHSDEELEEALNLLAQELPEAMGLGEVGLDFRPHIMKDSRDRQITAFEEQLEISHIGNRPVVLHIVQAHDESLMIMDLFGLPPQKGMVHSFNGSAHKAQDFLKRGLHLSVGGPVCREDNQKLHQAVKEIPMEFLLIESDSPDQAPPAFKGQLNPPESIWEVAKTIGKLKSLDPLEILDITTGNFHRLFGSTDLHLVDPKDSLH; this is translated from the coding sequence ATGACGGCGTTTGGACGTTGGATTGATGCTCATGGACACCTTGCTGATGTTCGCTGGGATGGCAAGCAGGCAGAGATCATTGAAGCCGCTCAGGCGAAGGGCATTCATTTCTTTATGCAAGGGGGAGTGGGTCCTGAGGACTGGGAACGTCAACGCCGCTTAAAGGCACGTTTTCCTCACCACATCGGTCTTTGTTATGGAGTTCATCCTTATTGGGTGGCCGATCATTCCGATGAAGAATTGGAAGAGGCCTTAAATCTTCTCGCTCAGGAGCTTCCGGAAGCCATGGGACTTGGCGAAGTGGGTTTGGATTTTCGCCCGCATATTATGAAGGACTCCAGGGACCGTCAGATCACTGCTTTTGAAGAACAACTGGAAATCAGTCACATCGGAAATCGTCCCGTGGTTTTGCACATCGTGCAGGCCCATGACGAAAGCTTGATGATCATGGATCTGTTTGGACTGCCGCCCCAAAAGGGCATGGTTCATTCCTTTAACGGGAGTGCTCATAAGGCTCAGGATTTCCTAAAACGAGGTTTACACCTGTCTGTTGGGGGACCCGTGTGCCGCGAGGATAATCAAAAGCTTCACCAGGCTGTTAAAGAGATTCCTATGGAGTTTTTATTGATCGAAAGTGACAGCCCGGATCAGGCTCCGCCGGCGTTTAAAGGGCAGCTAAATCCACCTGAATCAATTTGGGAGGTGGCAAAGACTATAGGGAAGCTAAAATCCCTTGATCCTTTGGAAATATTAGATATCACTACAGGGAATTTTCACCGTCTTTTTGGCTCGACAGATCTGCATCTGGTGGACCCCAAAGACAGTCTGCATTGA
- a CDS encoding DedA family protein, translating to MEFANEPIFQWMSQFAYQPYTVYFALVGMMLLSAVGLPLPEEVTLISVGILAFMGAHPEHFPPPFPGAPVVNVHTAAIIAFFAVFVSDFLIYGVGRVFGRKLLYHPRVHKMFPPHLMKRVEEWTHKYGAYACGIFRFTPGIRFPGHLACGMLHFPVWKFLLIDGLAAAISVPTQIYLLAHYGEPILMKLRQFKLVVFGIIGLLLIYFVFRKIREKMLQKKRTA from the coding sequence TTGGAATTTGCCAACGAGCCGATATTTCAGTGGATGTCGCAGTTTGCTTACCAACCTTATACGGTCTACTTCGCGTTGGTCGGAATGATGTTGCTGTCAGCAGTTGGCTTGCCATTGCCCGAAGAAGTGACTCTTATTAGTGTTGGTATTCTGGCGTTCATGGGGGCTCACCCTGAGCATTTCCCACCTCCGTTTCCTGGCGCTCCGGTTGTAAATGTTCACACCGCCGCCATCATTGCTTTCTTTGCCGTCTTCGTCAGCGACTTCCTTATATATGGTGTCGGCAGAGTCTTCGGACGAAAACTTCTCTATCATCCGCGTGTTCATAAAATGTTTCCACCTCACTTGATGAAGCGAGTGGAGGAGTGGACACATAAATACGGCGCTTACGCGTGCGGTATTTTCCGTTTCACTCCGGGTATTCGTTTTCCAGGTCACTTGGCTTGCGGGATGTTACACTTTCCGGTGTGGAAGTTCTTGTTGATTGACGGCTTGGCAGCAGCGATCAGCGTTCCGACGCAAATTTATTTGCTAGCTCACTACGGTGAACCTATCTTGATGAAACTTCGCCAGTTCAAACTGGTGGTTTTCGGTATCATCGGCCTGCTTTTGATCTATTTCGTGTTCCGCAAAATCCGCGAAAAGATGCTTCAAAAAAAGAGAACTGCCTAA
- a CDS encoding RluA family pseudouridine synthase, translating to MQSERGFEYGVKHIISPMSGSVRDVLLSILELSADQVDFLIHLGSIYLNHSRIADNVSVSKGDYLRVHTKPRRFPKGNVDFTKRIVFENDHFVVVNKVSGIPVHGSVDNIQENLQSYMEEALKQKLYVTHRLDVPTNGLIVYAKTVEFQTAFNKLLIAREIKKIYRAKIEGPAPTKKILTHYMEPSPRAPKVVSHEPKDKWQECILEILEVKENSEHTELRIHLHTGRTHQIRAQLGYEKSPIIGDHAYGAQKRWDEEKIELTACELQFINPITTESHHFKI from the coding sequence ATGCAGAGCGAAAGAGGATTTGAATACGGTGTAAAACACATTATCAGCCCGATGTCCGGGTCGGTGCGTGATGTTTTATTAAGCATTCTTGAACTTAGCGCTGACCAAGTGGACTTTTTAATACACCTTGGTTCGATCTATCTCAACCATAGTCGTATTGCAGATAATGTTTCGGTTTCTAAGGGTGACTATTTACGAGTCCATACTAAGCCGCGAAGATTCCCAAAAGGTAACGTCGACTTCACAAAGCGTATTGTTTTTGAAAATGACCACTTCGTGGTGGTCAACAAAGTCTCGGGGATTCCTGTTCATGGCAGCGTTGATAACATTCAAGAAAATCTGCAATCCTACATGGAAGAAGCTTTAAAGCAGAAGTTATATGTCACTCACCGCCTGGATGTTCCCACGAATGGTCTGATCGTTTATGCAAAAACTGTCGAATTCCAAACGGCCTTCAATAAATTATTGATCGCCCGAGAAATCAAAAAAATCTATCGAGCCAAAATCGAAGGCCCAGCTCCCACAAAGAAAATCCTGACTCATTATATGGAGCCATCCCCGCGCGCACCGAAAGTCGTCAGCCATGAGCCCAAAGATAAATGGCAAGAATGTATTCTTGAAATTTTAGAAGTAAAAGAAAACTCTGAGCACACAGAATTAAGAATTCACCTGCACACAGGCCGAACACATCAAATACGCGCCCAATTAGGTTATGAAAAATCCCCGATTATCGGCGATCACGCCTACGGCGCACAAAAAAGATGGGACGAAGAAAAAATCGAACTAACCGCCTGCGAACTGCAATTCATCAATCCCATAACCACCGAATCACACCACTTCAAAATCTAA
- a CDS encoding endonuclease/exonuclease/phosphatase family protein — translation MKKYTFLKNLILSLVLALATGCAVSFSKKHWDLPPKAENEISVMSFNVENLFDTVKTPGHDDETFLPAYMKKGDAKLRAACVKNNDSSYRQNECLTTDWNPDALDTKLNNISKVVLGVDNNGPDNLMLIEIESDVVLKQLNEKLAAANYITQVIIDGPDKRGINVAFLSRFPLVGKPVLHPIPWKPENEKDGEWMERSRRILEVTVKAPNGDPITFLVGHFPSQSNPTYWRQQIAQFAVDLIKQKGPNAMVVFGGDLNISAEEEDRVHIFRDILAKGGAVSHFVGCKECQGTHNYRGTWSFLDAQVYSPALLGDGSGSYQMMPNTIDVIRYNPVHLKKGKYPKRWDYDEQNGVSDHFPLYVRLKQRSEAKAPVKDEKPAVEKKKAPAKKSKKK, via the coding sequence ATGAAAAAGTACACATTCCTTAAGAACCTGATTCTGTCTCTGGTATTGGCCCTCGCAACGGGTTGTGCTGTCTCCTTCTCGAAAAAACACTGGGATCTTCCACCGAAAGCGGAGAATGAGATCAGCGTTATGTCATTCAATGTCGAAAACTTATTCGACACTGTAAAGACTCCAGGCCATGACGACGAAACATTCTTGCCCGCATACATGAAAAAAGGCGATGCAAAACTACGTGCTGCTTGTGTCAAAAACAATGACAGTTCTTATCGCCAAAACGAGTGTCTGACAACGGACTGGAATCCAGATGCGTTGGATACGAAGCTTAATAACATCTCTAAAGTTGTTTTGGGCGTTGATAACAACGGTCCCGACAACTTGATGCTGATCGAAATCGAAAGCGATGTCGTTCTTAAGCAATTGAATGAAAAATTGGCGGCTGCGAACTATATCACTCAGGTGATTATCGATGGACCAGACAAGCGCGGTATTAACGTCGCATTCTTGTCGCGCTTCCCTCTTGTAGGCAAGCCGGTCTTGCACCCGATCCCATGGAAGCCTGAAAATGAAAAAGATGGCGAGTGGATGGAGCGCTCCCGTCGCATCCTGGAAGTGACTGTGAAAGCACCCAATGGGGACCCTATCACGTTCTTGGTGGGCCACTTTCCTTCGCAATCGAATCCAACTTACTGGCGTCAACAGATCGCTCAGTTCGCGGTGGATTTGATTAAACAAAAAGGTCCCAATGCGATGGTGGTTTTCGGGGGAGACTTAAATATCTCGGCCGAGGAAGAAGACAGAGTTCATATCTTCCGCGATATCCTAGCTAAGGGCGGAGCAGTTTCTCACTTTGTGGGTTGCAAAGAATGCCAAGGAACTCATAACTATCGCGGCACCTGGTCTTTCCTAGATGCTCAGGTTTACAGCCCAGCACTTTTGGGTGATGGCTCTGGCAGCTACCAAATGATGCCCAACACGATCGACGTGATCCGCTACAATCCTGTTCATCTTAAAAAAGGTAAATACCCAAAACGCTGGGATTACGATGAGCAAAATGGCGTATCAGATCACTTTCCACTTTATGTTCGCTTGAAACAAAGAAGTGAGGCGAAGGCTCCGGTGAAAGATGAAAAACCCGCAGTAGAGAAGAAAAAAGCTCCTGCGAAAAAGAGCAAAAAGAAATAG